One Engystomops pustulosus chromosome 7, aEngPut4.maternal, whole genome shotgun sequence DNA window includes the following coding sequences:
- the LOC140069291 gene encoding uncharacterized protein isoform X4 — MDDFEVMEEELEVIDICEEEMVRNIKKLEVIDICEEEIVRNIKKLEVKRAWEEEKTKEVKMEEKTKQRKMEVKRRWWEEVTIQEQMTEKEQGRRMMWWKVYGSDPNKRKRIAKETAICLPGYIEEDEMEHHESEEETEEDDLLVVKVEEIHREQEKVEEEVEEIHLEQEEEVEEIHLEEEEVEEIHLEEEEVEEIHLEEEKVVDVEEIHLKLEKVEEEEEELLIEAHLEEDIEGLGRREVKVAWASEESLQPRRKWWRPKCLSPGSGRKSSRSSKGEKKPSRFMRFLLCCCRADTSE; from the exons ATGGACGACtttgaggtgatggaggaggagctggaggtgaTAGATATctgtgaggaggagatggtgaGGAACATCAAGAAGCTGGAGGTGATAGATATCTGTGAGGAGGAGATAGTGAGGAACATCAAGAAGCTGGAGGTGAAGAGGgcatgggaggaggagaagaccaAGGAGGTGAAGATGGAGGAGAAGACCAAGCAGAGGAAGATGGAGGTGAAGAGGAGATGGTGGGAGGAGGTGACAATCCAAGAACAGATGACAGAGAAGGAGCAGGGCCGGAGGATGAT GTGGTGGAAAGTCTATGGCTCCGACCCCAATAAAAG GAAGAGAATTGCAAAAGAAACAGCGATTTGTTTGCCTGGTTACAT tgaggaagatgAGATGGAACATCACGAATcagaggaggagacagaggaggacGATCTGCTAGTGGTGAAGGTGGAGGAGATACATCGGGAgcaggagaaggtggaggaggaggtagaggagatacatctggagcaggaggaggag gtagaggagatacatctggaagaggaggaggtagaggagatacatctggaagaggaggaggtagaggagataCATCTGGAAGAGGAGAAGGTGGTGGATGTAGAGGAGATACATCTGAAgctggagaaggtggaggaggaagaggaggaattgTTGATAGAGGCACATCTGGAGGAGGACATAGAGGGTCTGGGAAG ACGAGAGGTGAAGGTGGCCTGGGCCAGTGAGGAGTCTCTCCA GCCAAGACGCAAGTGGTGGAGGCCCAAGTGCCTGAGCCCCGGCAGCGGCAGGAAGAG cagcagaagcagcaaagGGGAGAAGAAACCCTCAAG GTTCATGAGGTTCCTCCTGTGTTGCTGCAGAGCTGACACTTCAGAATAG
- the LOC140069291 gene encoding uncharacterized protein isoform X3, with the protein MATSLLLLCYRVGDWRFCVILRMDDFEVMEEELEVIDICEEEMVRNIKKLEVIDICEEEIVRNIKKLEVKRAWEEEKTKEVKMEEKTKQRKMEVKRRWWEEVTIQEQMTEKEQGRRMMWWKVYGSDPNKRKRIAKETAICLPGYIEEDEMEHHESEEETEEDDLLVVKVEEIHREQEKVEEEVEEIHLEQEEEVEEIHLEEEEVEEIHLEEEKVVDVEEIHLKLEKVEEEEEELLIEAHLEEDIEGLGRREVKVAWASEESLQPRRKWWRPKCLSPGSGRKSSRSSKGEKKPSRFMRFLLCCCRADTSE; encoded by the exons GATGGACGACtttgaggtgatggaggaggagctggaggtgaTAGATATctgtgaggaggagatggtgaGGAACATCAAGAAGCTGGAGGTGATAGATATCTGTGAGGAGGAGATAGTGAGGAACATCAAGAAGCTGGAGGTGAAGAGGgcatgggaggaggagaagaccaAGGAGGTGAAGATGGAGGAGAAGACCAAGCAGAGGAAGATGGAGGTGAAGAGGAGATGGTGGGAGGAGGTGACAATCCAAGAACAGATGACAGAGAAGGAGCAGGGCCGGAGGATGAT GTGGTGGAAAGTCTATGGCTCCGACCCCAATAAAAG GAAGAGAATTGCAAAAGAAACAGCGATTTGTTTGCCTGGTTACAT tgaggaagatgAGATGGAACATCACGAATcagaggaggagacagaggaggacGATCTGCTAGTGGTGAAGGTGGAGGAGATACATCGGGAgcaggagaaggtggaggaggaggtagaggagatacatctggagcaggaggaggag gtagaggagatacatctggaagaggaggaggtagaggagataCATCTGGAAGAGGAGAAGGTGGTGGATGTAGAGGAGATACATCTGAAgctggagaaggtggaggaggaagaggaggaattgTTGATAGAGGCACATCTGGAGGAGGACATAGAGGGTCTGGGAAG ACGAGAGGTGAAGGTGGCCTGGGCCAGTGAGGAGTCTCTCCA GCCAAGACGCAAGTGGTGGAGGCCCAAGTGCCTGAGCCCCGGCAGCGGCAGGAAGAG cagcagaagcagcaaagGGGAGAAGAAACCCTCAAG GTTCATGAGGTTCCTCCTGTGTTGCTGCAGAGCTGACACTTCAGAATAG
- the LOC140069291 gene encoding uncharacterized protein isoform X1 codes for MATSLLLLCYRVGDWRFCVILRMDDFEVMEEELEVIDICEEEMVRNIKKLEVIDICEEEIVRNIKKLEVKRAWEEEKTKEVKMEEKTKQRKMEVKRRWWEEVTIQEQMTEKEQGRRMMWWKVYGSDPNKRKRIAKETAICLPGYIEEDEMEHHESEEETEEDDLLVVKVEEIHREQEKVEEEVEEIHLEQEEEVEEIHLEEEEVEEIHLEEEEVEEIHLEEEKVVDVEEIHLKLEKVEEEEEELLIEAHLEEDIEGLGRREVKVAWASEESLQPRRKWWRPKCLSPGSGRKSSRSSKGEKKPSRFMRFLLCCCRADTSE; via the exons GATGGACGACtttgaggtgatggaggaggagctggaggtgaTAGATATctgtgaggaggagatggtgaGGAACATCAAGAAGCTGGAGGTGATAGATATCTGTGAGGAGGAGATAGTGAGGAACATCAAGAAGCTGGAGGTGAAGAGGgcatgggaggaggagaagaccaAGGAGGTGAAGATGGAGGAGAAGACCAAGCAGAGGAAGATGGAGGTGAAGAGGAGATGGTGGGAGGAGGTGACAATCCAAGAACAGATGACAGAGAAGGAGCAGGGCCGGAGGATGAT GTGGTGGAAAGTCTATGGCTCCGACCCCAATAAAAG GAAGAGAATTGCAAAAGAAACAGCGATTTGTTTGCCTGGTTACAT tgaggaagatgAGATGGAACATCACGAATcagaggaggagacagaggaggacGATCTGCTAGTGGTGAAGGTGGAGGAGATACATCGGGAgcaggagaaggtggaggaggaggtagaggagatacatctggagcaggaggaggag gtagaggagatacatctggaagaggaggaggtagaggagatacatctggaagaggaggaggtagaggagataCATCTGGAAGAGGAGAAGGTGGTGGATGTAGAGGAGATACATCTGAAgctggagaaggtggaggaggaagaggaggaattgTTGATAGAGGCACATCTGGAGGAGGACATAGAGGGTCTGGGAAG ACGAGAGGTGAAGGTGGCCTGGGCCAGTGAGGAGTCTCTCCA GCCAAGACGCAAGTGGTGGAGGCCCAAGTGCCTGAGCCCCGGCAGCGGCAGGAAGAG cagcagaagcagcaaagGGGAGAAGAAACCCTCAAG GTTCATGAGGTTCCTCCTGTGTTGCTGCAGAGCTGACACTTCAGAATAG
- the LOC140069291 gene encoding uncharacterized protein isoform X2, with protein MATSLLLLCYRVGDWRFCVILRMDDFEVMEEELEVIDICEEEMVRNIKKLEVIDICEEEIVRNIKKLEVKRAWEEEKTKEVKMEEKTKQRKMEVKRRWWEEVTIQEQMTEKEQGRRMMWWKVYGSDPNKRKRIAKETAICLPGYIEEDEMEHHESEEETEEDDLLVVKVEEIHREQEKVEEEVEEIHLEQEEEVEEIHLEEEEVEEIHLEEEEVEEIHLEEEKVVDVEEIHLKLEKVEEEEEELLIEAHLEEDIEGLGRREVKVAWASEESLQPRRKWWRPKCLSPGSGRKSRSSKGEKKPSRFMRFLLCCCRADTSE; from the exons GATGGACGACtttgaggtgatggaggaggagctggaggtgaTAGATATctgtgaggaggagatggtgaGGAACATCAAGAAGCTGGAGGTGATAGATATCTGTGAGGAGGAGATAGTGAGGAACATCAAGAAGCTGGAGGTGAAGAGGgcatgggaggaggagaagaccaAGGAGGTGAAGATGGAGGAGAAGACCAAGCAGAGGAAGATGGAGGTGAAGAGGAGATGGTGGGAGGAGGTGACAATCCAAGAACAGATGACAGAGAAGGAGCAGGGCCGGAGGATGAT GTGGTGGAAAGTCTATGGCTCCGACCCCAATAAAAG GAAGAGAATTGCAAAAGAAACAGCGATTTGTTTGCCTGGTTACAT tgaggaagatgAGATGGAACATCACGAATcagaggaggagacagaggaggacGATCTGCTAGTGGTGAAGGTGGAGGAGATACATCGGGAgcaggagaaggtggaggaggaggtagaggagatacatctggagcaggaggaggag gtagaggagatacatctggaagaggaggaggtagaggagatacatctggaagaggaggaggtagaggagataCATCTGGAAGAGGAGAAGGTGGTGGATGTAGAGGAGATACATCTGAAgctggagaaggtggaggaggaagaggaggaattgTTGATAGAGGCACATCTGGAGGAGGACATAGAGGGTCTGGGAAG ACGAGAGGTGAAGGTGGCCTGGGCCAGTGAGGAGTCTCTCCA GCCAAGACGCAAGTGGTGGAGGCCCAAGTGCCTGAGCCCCGGCAGCGGCAGGAAGAG cagaagcagcaaagGGGAGAAGAAACCCTCAAG GTTCATGAGGTTCCTCCTGTGTTGCTGCAGAGCTGACACTTCAGAATAG